From Phaenicophaeus curvirostris isolate KB17595 chromosome 2, BPBGC_Pcur_1.0, whole genome shotgun sequence:
AACTGTTGCCCCTTTACATGTGTTACAAAATGATACCAAAAACACACTCAGGCAAAACAAGGAAGGAGGGGATTAAAAGGAGAAGCATTTGTCCCTAGGAACGGACAAACCAACAATCTCTCTGCCAGCACTGACACAATGGTGGAAGAGGTCCAAGAAGAGATGTGTGATCAGAATGAAAGTCTGCTAGCAGCACACCGGAAAGGTGATCATAAATAGTATCAACAGATGTCAAAGGGCAGGACAGAATTGGAGCAGGCTTGCACAGGTATTAATTCTGTATTTCAACAACATACAGAGAACAGTTCCTCACAGAGAAGGCATGTATGATATGTTGATGTATGGGCTGGATGAGCAAACAGTGAGGTGAAGGGAAAACTGAGTGGATGGCTGAGCTCAGACAGTTGTGATCAATGACATAGTCTAGTTGGAGGTTAGTAATCAGTGATGCGCCCCAGGGGTCAATACGGGATTCAGTCCTGTTCCAACATCTTCATTATTGATCTAGGTGATGAGGCAAGGTGTgccctcagcaagttttctgATAACACAAATCTGGGAGGAGCAACTGATACACCCCAGTGTTGTGCCACCATCCAGAGAGACTTTGACAGGCTGGGGAAATGGACTGacaggaacctcatgaagttcagcaaggggaagtgcaaggtcctgcacctaggGAGCAACAATCTTAAGCACTGTACATGCTAAGGGCcacccagctggaaagcagattTGCAGAAAAGGAGCTGGGGCTCCTGGTGGACAACAGATTGAACATAAGTCAACAACatacccttgctgtgaaaaaagtGAATGGTAGCTATAGCTGCATTAGGAGGAATGTTGCCAGCTGGTCAATGGAGGTgactgcactggtgaggccacacctggtgaactgtgtccagttctggagtccccagtaCAAGGGAGACAAGGAGCTACTGAATAATGTCAAACAGATAGCCAGAAAGATGATTAAGGGACTGAAGCATCTCTCCTGTGAGGAGatgctgaaagagctgggactgttcagcgtggagaagagagggcttgTGGGGTCTTATCTAAGGTATCTAAAGGGAGGATGGAGCCAGGTGTTTTTCAGTGATGCCCAGTaccaggaccagaggcaatggacataaactgaaacacaggaggagGTTTcttctgaacatcaggaaacacttttagTGTGAGGGTGAGTGAGCACTGGTAcaagctgctcagggaggttgCGGAGTCTCCATTCTTTGAGTtgttcaaaagccatctggacacaGTCCTAGGCAACTGGCTCTAGGTGATCCTGTTTGAGCAGAGGGATTAGACaggatgacctccagaggtcccttccaacctcaaccattctgtgagaATGCTGTAACCTCTGTCATGCTGACTGATGCTGAACACTTAGAAATAGGACTAGATTATCCTACACACCTTGCCATTGGCATTTACTAGCTAGCACCATAGCAGCAGGTGACCCTTACGGCCAGGGAAGTGAAGACAGTCAACTCGCTTACCTCCttcaggaaaggagagaaaatcaTTATCCTTTCTAGGAAGCAGCAAGGCCAAGTTCTACACGAGTTACTTCTCTTGTATGCTCTGATCAATTTGGTCCTGGCGGCCCATAGGCATTACAGCATGGTTTTGCATGGGTTAGATAACCATCCAGGGAACACTTAAGGGACacaaagaaagagacagagatatCTGCTGCTTGGCAGAGTCATAATCACCTCACTAGGGCAGGGTGGGGTTTCTCATGCCTTCCCTTGCTCAAGTCTCTGTCTACCTCCCAGACTTGGGTGTTCTCAGAAGGCACCCTTCCTTCCCACCCACCCTCTCTCTGCAACTGTCAGACTATAAATGCCTTAATCAGCAGGACAGACATCAGCTAGGTGGCACTGAGCCAAAAAGTCTTTATATCAGACATCAAACGAGAACATACCCTCAGCTCCTCCAAATACAAAAAGAATGAGACACCTCTACTATGTCCCATCACCCACTCGTGTAATACATCTGGAGTCCCGCAGCCTCCTGCCACAGAACTATATCCTCACAGGCAAGTAGACCAGACAATCTAATCACTCTTTTTTTCAGCCCAAAAAACTTTCCCATGCTAGGATGGCCTTGCAGCAGCCAGGCATAGCATTTGTTTTGCTGGCTTCTTCAGTGCCAAATGCCGGCAGGGGTGAGACAGACAGGGGCTTCTGTGCTGGAGGAACAGCTGCTGTAGAATATTTCAagggatgaaaaataaaagaaaaatcgcAGGAGGTTACCAGAAGCAGGATTTCTCATTCTGTAATGATGCAATTGGTTACTGCAACAGTTTCCTTATTATACTGCTTCAAGAAGTGCTCTACTGCACCCAGGGAAAAGGACTGCTATGGCCCAACTTTTTACGCCTGGGAGAGAAGTTGCGGCACAGGGCCACTTAGGAAGTGGTGTATGCCATTACGCTTCACACAGGCCCCTGAACTCTGCTCAATCACTCTTGGAGAGCAAGACCCAGAGCAGACACTGATGAAACCACCATCAGCACCAACAGTGGGTTTTCTGCCATCCCCTCGGCATAGACACAAGGTCAGACAGGCAAACAGATGATAACAGttttcaggaactggattcaaaTGGGAGGCCAAGAGGTGAAAAGGACTCACAAGCTCACATGTTCTCTATCTGGAAGCTATTTGTCAAGTCCCAGAGaggcaggcaagggcaaagcCCAGCTGTGCTAAAGATATGGAAATCCCACTCTGGAGCTATTAGCAGCCCAAAGCCCAGACCTCAACATATGAGGGGTTACACACTGGTCACGTGTGGCAAGTGCCATCCTGcatcctctctacaaccactATCAGCCCAAAGAAAGCTTTCAGTGCTGATCACCTACCAGGCTCAGTCTGACCAAAATGCCGATATTCAAATATGCAGCAGCAGGACTGTCGGCTAAGCCTAGGTCCAGGGTTCACACTGTAACCAGGCACTTTCCATGCCAAGCCAAGACAAAGTTCCACTCGCCTATTGTGCGCTGAAACTACTCACTTAAAGGGATGCAGTGTCTGTACTGAAAAACTGAGATGTTAGTACAGgatatgtttttctcttctgtgctggTCTTTTTCATCCTAGCAtctcaaagcattttaaataacgCTTTGAACCTCCATAAGATAACAGTATTGATATTATCTACTCATATATGCAGGCAAATCATAGCAGAAAAGATTCACAGCTTGCTCAGAACTACCTAGTGAATTCGTAGCATAATTGGAAATACACCCATGTACCCAAACTTTGCCTTGTACTGTGAAACTGTGCTTTCCTTACCAGCCACCTACCCatacgtaaatgaaggcaattTGATTTGCTCATCATGCCAACTCAAAGATGCTCTTCACCAGGAGAGAACTCTTATGATCTCTCTCCCTGCAAATGCTCCACTCTACTTCGCAAGTTGCTCAAAGCAGATTTGAAAGGATCCCCAGCCAGTCCCACTAAACAGCAGAAGAGGACAAGAGCTTTACTTCCCCTCTATCTGTTTAAACAACATGCTGAGAACAATTAGCCTCATCGCCTGAGTATGACCTCAGCAGCACCAAGGGGTCTTTGTGACACCTTGGTCTTTCCCTACATCTCAGCCAACCCTTGTGTTCCCCAGTGCCTTCACCTCAAGCCATGAAAGGATGTCCCTGCTCTCAGCATTGCCAAAAAAGTCAGATATGCTGAGGTCAGCAGGGTGTCAGCAGTCTCAGTCTTTCTAGGACACGCGCAGCCTGCATTAAATAGCAAGCggctggcagcagagcctgtGTGTAATGAGGTTGCTGTCCAAGGACTATGATCAAGAGGCAGCTACAAGAGGGCATTCACTGTAGCAATGCGGGTGTCTGCACGAGCCAGGGTATTTCTGCCCAATCAGGAGAATGAAAGGAAGAAGTCTTCTGAGCTAATTTTCTAGTCCTTTGGAGGAGTGCAAAGCACACAGTGAATTGCCCTCACTCAGCCTCAAAGGGAGAGACTGTGTGGCCAGTTGACCAGCCAGTCAGGGTCGGAAAAGCACCCATCAACTGTAAAAAACTCATGGCTGGGGCACAAAAAAGGTAGATTCACATTGCCCCATGAAGCTGGAAGGGCATGGTTTCACACCTAAATAGAACAGGACTTCTTAaacctgctgctgtgcagccttTTCTGCTGGGGGAGACTGAACTCAAAGGCCCGGATGATGTAAATTTCCACTTATGCACAGGCCATGGAGGTAGAAGCACAGCAATTCCCTAGCCCTTTAAAAGCACTTAGTTTGCTCCCAACCCACTTGTCTCTCCCAAATTTGCTCCTCTTCCTTACCAAAAGGCACCAAAtcactggaacacaggaagacATTTGGACACCACATGCCACTGATACATGGCTTTCCTGCAAAAACAGTCTTGCCTGCTCATCCCTATGAACAGCTTCAGTTTCACAACTCAGTCATTCTACAAAACTCTCTGGACTACTTTTCCATTACCATCCAAAATAAACAGGATTTGATGTGAAGACAAAGCTCTCGGCACCGCTTCATCCGCCCTTGAGTAACCTATATCACACCACACACCCAAAGTTATCTTCTTGTCTTAGGACACATGCTTTTGGCACAAATTAATCTTGCCTGACCTCTGTCATCTGTCAgctccacagagctgcagaaatggGAAGTAAGGCTCAGGGACAAGAATGAAAACCCCATCTGCAGCTCAAAAAAGTTTCCATCTGATCAAGTTTTTCAGCTGTATTCTCACGTGCAAGAACGTAATGGTAAAGATAAGAATCACAAAGCAAGAACAGCTTGATGTTCAGACCACAGATGAAGCCTTAGAGTAGCCAGTTTAACATTATCATATCATATTACTCATTTGCATTGTTTACTTAACTAAAAAGCACATAATGACAAGTGTTGCCCAGACTTGGTATTTTTGCTGGAGAATGAAAACAGACCAAGAAAGAAATATCCTAGTCCCATTTTACAGGTGGGGAAATGGAAGTACTGAACAGGACTTCTCCAGCTTCATATAGGGTTTTGTGGCAGAACTCAAAACAAACCCCAGATTTCAGATCACTGTCGTAAGAAATGAGATCACTGATTTTAGCCAAGCTGATTGGAATGCAAATGTCAGTGGAAGACTGAATCTACAATGCTATTGTTATTTCTGCCATATTTTTTGTAGCAGAAACTAGTGCAGGTAGCAAGCAAAGCTTTGCAGTGAACGAGACTTCCTAGACCAAGGAAGAAGTCATCATAAAGTTTCAAGATCTTACAGGTTGAAAATTgatcaattaaaaatataaaaaattatataaatgaCCAAACACTGGTAGAATATTCAAGCAACATCTCGCTTTGCATGATCCCCCTCCCAAAAACCACACTTTCAAAGCCACTAGATGAATATCCTATATAACAGGCATTCCACAACCTAGAAGTGTTAATGGCATctacagtaaaaatattatttaaatgttattttaaaaaccacCACTCCAGATTTCAATTTTGTTTGCAAAAATCTTTGCCACAATTAATCCAGAAGTATAGAGAGCAGACAGACCAGGAAGCAAATAATTCTCACAAGGTTTCCCAGAAAAACCACAACAGTTTGGAAAGCTTATTTAAATTAGCCACTAACCTTCACCAACAGACTCCGAAATACTGAGAGGAACTTAAGGCAGAGTCAGTAGATGCCTGGGATCTAAATCAGAGAAAGCACCTAGgccaaaaggaaaatttctcCATTTACTCAGAcatgctctgaaaaaaagacGACTGGGTACAGGCtcaccagcttttttttctcctctcattaGAATGTGAGACTAATTAAAGTCTGTCAGTATCAGCAGAAGATTTGGGTGATGTGAAATGCAAGACTGGGCCTTTTGAATGTTCTATGAGGAGAAACTtggcgagaagggcaaagagggggtgaGGAAAACTGCACTGAAACCACAAGTGTCTGAATTATGTATTCATGGGATGTATGTTGCCAGCAGGACTGAGAACAGGCAGCGATGTAACAGGAAAATGGAGGGGTCTCACTTCTATAGatcttagaaaataaatacatagtCCTTTCTTTTAGTGGGTGCATCTTGTAGGCTTAAAGAGTGTGTTGTTAGTGAGGCGAAAACTAGCACATCCAACCAACCGCAGGCATTGAAATGAGAGGAAATTCAGAACTGGAAATGACTGTCTTAAACTTACTGCAATTTACTAGGGTCAGCAGATGTCTGCAGATACTCTTTCAAACTGACACTACACCagtgcaagaagaaaaacaaataatgaaGAGTAAGCTGAAATACTAACTGTACAGCAATGCTTTTTGAAAAGGAGGCACCAGATGGGCACTGCAGTCCAGCCCACGTCACCAGTGTCAGGCATACCCCACTTCCCAGCCTCTACAGAGATGAGGCAAACTCCTAGCATTTATGCACTGCAGTTGAGGGCCCTACAAAAGTCCtgcaaaatcaaaagcaaatgcATCTGCCCCAAACTGTAAATAGTTTGTATTTGTAGAGTGGTAAGAAGCACTGTTTTACATTGATGTAAAACTCCTCGGAGGAATAGGGACTTTGGCCCACGGAGATCAACAAGTGTGGAAATATCCATCATCATCAAATCTATGACCACTTTAATCAGAAAGTTACTTCTTTATATACCCCTaagcaattaattaattttggaGTAAATTATATGGGTTGGATCATGGCAGGAGAGGTAACTTGACAAAACTGAACTCAAGTGATTTGCTCCTTTGTCATGCAATGAACTGGACAGTACAATCTTGCCTCCCTAATGGGAGTAGGAAGAGAACAGCTCAGCTGTAGCAAGAGCCACTCAAATAGCAGCGGCTTTATCTCTCAAGAGAGGTACCTACACTTAGGCCCAGTTTATCCTAGACAGAAGTTTATCCTACAACCAAAAGGAATGTTATGCCCCTGAAGATATGATCACAAGAAGCAACCCTATGAATTTACCAAGCCTTGCTTCAATAACCTTTTTCAGTCTGCATACACACCTCTGCTCAAGTGATGCTGCTTTCCTCATATGAAGTTCTACCTTACCTGTTGCATTTTTTCAAGGTCAAGGCTGGGCCTGCTGACCTTATCCCCATATCCCTGTCGATGTCTCTTACAAGGCATGACTTGCTCAAGGCTCGCCCCAACGCTTGTCAAGATTAAAGGTCTGGAGGCTGGGGTCCGCATCAGTGGCTGGAGTCTCTTGGGAGGGGAGGCACTGAACAGCACGGGGCTTGCACTGGTGTGCAGACCATCAGCATTTTCTGCCACAGGTCGGAAGGACATCGCACACAAGTTCTTCACTTCTTCATCACTGGAGGAGGTGTTGTTGCTGTCGCTGCAGCAGGTAAGCCTGCTGACCTGGGACCACTTCCGCTTCTCAGCAGCAAACTCTCTGTTGATGCGCTCTAGCTCCTCTTCTGAGCTGTGGCGGTCAAGGCTGGCATGGAGGAGGGCCCGAACCTTGCAGCATTGGTTCTCCTGGTTCTGGAGCTGGTTGGTGGCCAGAGGGGTCAAAGTACAATTCCGTCTTCTCTCTGGCGAGAGGAAGAGATATAGAAATGACAGAGCAGATCTGTGTCCCACGTTCTAATAAACTGGGCCGTCTTTCTCCTGACCTGTTTTTTTCAATCTCCTCCCAGCTAAACCTCTGAGTTGTTTTCCCACCttttcttcaccagcttcttcccctcccctctctcccccacaaTCCCAGACCGAATGCTTCTATTTGGATGTTTTTAGATCTTTGGTTAGACACACACCTTCGCAAACTGTCACCTGGAAGTCTAGTTGCAGAACAAGAACATGGACCTGCTGTCCATCTCATCCTCTGAACATGGAGAAGACACAATCTTAAAAATGTCTTGCTAGGCACTTGCCTTTAGctaaaattattaaattctAGGGATCAGATCTGAGGGCAGAGGAGGCAAGTAAATTACATTATTCTAAGCAGCATGTCTGTTGCTCAAATAATAGAGATCTAGTTTCTGAAGGTATAACTCCTCTTCCTATCACAAGGTTTGCCATACTAGAGAGCCTGCCTTCAGCCATAAGCTGGGCATGCTTCACCTGTTCTGCCAAACTCTTTCTATGTTAAGCACATAAGCACCTAAATTTTAACAGGACATGTCCTGTGGGTCAGGAATTGAACTACTTCTGCCTTTGCATAAAAATCCAGTAGAATTTGGCTGAACAATGATAAAACAGAACACATGAACTAATGGCAGAGACTTAGCATAACTAACAGATGCATTTACTACAGATTTCACCTGCAGCTCTAAGCTGCTTCATACCAGGTCCAAAAACAATAGCAGAGCATCTGTCTCTCCTCCAAGACCCTCAGCTAGATTCAAGAATACAGTTGCCCAATACCAACAGTACCAGAGGAAGGGAGTGAGCTAATCAGACAAGGAATTCAGAAGAATAAGGAAAGTGAAGGTCAAAACTCAAAATTGCAAGGAAGAGGAAACCTAaatcaaagatgacacaggtgCACGAGCATGGAATAGAAGATTCATGGAACAGAATTTTCAGTCCCAGCGCTGATGCTGGCTCAACTGTAGACCTTCTCTACCACACATTTGCAGCACTGGGCCCTTACCATATGATTAACAATTTCTACCTCTGGTAAGAAAAGTGCGACTGCAGCATCTGGTAACACCAGACTCTCTCTTTGAGGTCCCAAAGACTTCAAGGTGACCGATTTAATGCATCTGGTTGTGGTACTTCGGGGATGAAGAGGAAGGCACTTCCAAGACcacaaatgaaaagcaaaatggacttttgctgcagcatcccaggaCCCTCCTATCTCATCCCTTTACCTCTGTCGATCTGAGCAAGTTCCTGGTTCTCTCCCTCAGAGTCATCGCTGTCCTCATCACTTGGGGGATAGGAGATCTAGGgggcaaggagaaagaaaaggcttcATCATGAACACTGAACATTGCCCTTCTGCTGTGCAAGCCACTTCCCTTACCCTCCCCCTCTCATATCCTGCAGGCGTCCACTCCACCTAACTGCACACACCCAGCCATAGCACCTCCCTGCATACACATCCTCATCTCCCAACCTCAAACTCCCATCATATCCTCTTAGTTGCAGCAACACGAAACACACAGCTAACCGCTATTTCCACCTTACTGCATCACCAACTCTTTCCCAAGCACAATGAACATACCCTGCCCTCAGGTCCCCAGACATGCAGCTTATAACCATCATGGCCTACCACATCCACATCACGTGGACAACTGAATCTCTAAAACCCACCACAGAAATAAAGACACATCCTGTCAACAGCACTATCATCTTGCAAGGAACTCACAATTGGAAGTGGCTCGTTAATTTTAGCTGTCCTATGTATGTACCCACACTTCCCCCTTGAAGGGACACACACATAAGAACAGACTCATCTTGCTTTCCTACAGGACAACTCTGAAGAacataatagaaataaaagaaacaagatttcagagaaatgcaaacagTAACGTTATGCTTTCCCCACCAGCACAGAATTTTAAAGTACCACAGAATCCCCTTAAATGCTCCCAGAGGAATGACACTTCACATACACTGTCCGTAAGGAATTTTCAGGAACACTTGCTATGTCAGCCAATGAACTTCACCAAAACACTTGCTGTATACCCAGATACCTACTTACTCAAAACATGTTTTAACACTGAACAAACTTGGTAGCTGCCTCTTGAGAGGGCTGACAGATCTGAAAGCAAGCTTTTGTAGGTTAGGTAGATGCCACTGATGCTGAGTTTCCTACACAGAGGAAATTAAACTTACCTTGTTTCTAAAGTGacttttgttttgctgcatAAAGCATACGTGTAAGTTACTATATCAAACCTCTGAGCTACGCAGCTTAGTGTCTCTGCCAATGGCCAAACCCAGGTGAGTCAAAGGAAGATGCAATACCTCAAAAGGAACACTCAAAAGAGTGTTCTGGAATAAAACAATCACTGCAAGATGAGCTTTATTATTCCTTATACCTTTTTTaaccagaataaaaaaaaaacattcctgtaaTTCTTAGCTGCGTCACACTAGCTACTTGCCCTCAATAGAATCCAAAGGCAATACGTTTCCAAAGGTTACATGCtgtgtttccattttaaaagtgTCTGATGTGCTGTGCTTGACTTTCATAGAAGATGAGGCAGCATGCAACCATTACATTGATACGGACCTAATCCACCTCCACCAGTGCTGCTGGGAAAACCTTCTTAGAGTTTCAGACTCCCAAAGACCCAAAGGAACAATGACATTGAACTAGGTGTCTATGAAGGACACATTCAGCTAACGCAGAGAAACAGGAATGGTAGAGAAATTCTGACTGATATTGGATTTGACAGCTATTAAGTCAACACACCTATAATATTTTGTGACCATCCTCCAGGATcatgtttagggttttttttcccccaaaagcCTGTTGTcgccttttttttctctcctccttttttaaaGCTACCTTTTGCCCCTCTATATTTACACCGCCCTttaagaaatcagaaaatattttccttccttgctaGCCTTTAAACTACTTCCCTAGATGTTAAATGACGAATGGGAAAAGAGGCACAGATTTATCCCCATTGTGGATATTCTTGAAGTATATGCATGGGGCCGTTTTTCCTGCCACAACTACAACTTTTGTGTCTGCATTCACATACATGCGTCACTTAATAAAGGCAGCTGGCACTGAAGAACACTGCCAAATTAACAGAATTCTAGTTGTCCCCACAACAGGTATAATACCTTGTTTGTACCATGGCAGTTCATAGAGGGGACAGCTGACACTGAGCTGCCATTGTGCTGGCTGCTATACAGACAGACAGTAGTCCTGTCTTCATTACAAAAGCTAAGGCTCCAGTTCTAACATAAGAGGTACTGCCTTTAGTCTGTGACTCATTCCCTCATAAAGACCTTTCATTGGGATGTCGCAGGGTTTTCAGTGAGGTTTAACAGCTCTGTGTGGGAAACCTATCAGCTCCAATTTTTGTACTACATAAATGTCAATACATAGCATGGCAGTGCTtccaaaaaaaagaggcaatgaCATCTAGCACATGCAGGTCACAGAGCTACTACACAATGTCACTGGCTTGAGATACTTAAAATAGGAGTTGGATTTGAGTCAATGATTGACATTTTGAAGGTCTTTTTGTCTCCCAGTCCTGGACTTCCAAAATATTCACTCCTCCTTGTACAAGCGTAATTTTGCTCGCCCCTAGTCTCATACAACTAACTCTTCTCTGCTTAGTCCCCCTCAAGTCCCACAAGTAGCCCAAGATTAATCCCCTGTGAGTTGCTTCAAACACTTCTCTAGAGGCGTCATTCAGAGCacctggaagagaaaagaaacctcTTTCAAACAAGAGGATACTAAGTCTGTGGATTTGGTCCCATAGCATATCCCAAAGAAATTAAACTGGTAGGACAATATG
This genomic window contains:
- the LOC138718250 gene encoding uncharacterized protein isoform X2 gives rise to the protein MLKVLTKKLRNQSLNEIQPFQLKISYPPSDEDSDDSEGENQELAQIDRERRRNCTLTPLATNQLQNQENQCCKVRALLHASLDRHSSEEELERINREFAAEKRKWSQVSRLTCCSDSNNTSSSDEEVKNLCAMSFRPVAENADGLHTSASPVLFSASPPKRLQPLMRTPASRPLILTSVGASLEQVMPCKRHRQGYGDKVSRPSLDLEKMQQSINGGRPPPHFMYDPSTFAFRSLSTLKPLSPIAPVEEPSCAY
- the LOC138718250 gene encoding uncharacterized protein isoform X1 — its product is MLKVLTKKLRNQSLNEIQPFQLKISYPPSDEDSDDSEGENQELAQIDRERRRNCTLTPLATNQLQNQENQCCKVRALLHASLDRHSSEEELERINREFAAEKRKWSQVSRLTCCSDSNNTSSSDEEVKNLCAMSFRPVAENADGLHTSASPVLFSASPPKRLQPLMRTPASRPLILTSVGASLEQVMPCKRHRQGYGDKVSRPSLDLEKMQQMLLKKNCGAKTRIIKIRSINGGRPPPHFMYDPSTFAFRSLSTLKPLSPIAPVEEPSCAY
- the LOC138718250 gene encoding uncharacterized protein isoform X3, which translates into the protein MLKVLTKKLRNQSLNEIQPFQLKISYPPSDEDSDDSEGENQELAQIDRERRRNCTLTPLATNQLQNQENQCCKVRALLHASLDRHSSEEELERINREFAAEKRKWSQVSRLTCCSDSNNTSSSDEEVKNLCAMSFRPVAENADGLHTSASPVLFSASPPKRLQPLMRTPASRPLILTSVGASLEQVMPCKRHRQGYGDKVSRPSLDLEKMQQKMLLKKNCGAKTRIIKIRSINGGRPPPHFMYDPSTFAFRSLSTLKPLSPIAPVEEPSCAY